The genomic interval ACAGGACGTGCGGCTCATCGAGTCCGGCAACCACTTCGAGGGCCAGCGCATGGGCCACGGCGAGGCCCGCTTCTCGGACCCGCGCAACTGGCGCTGGTTCGCCAACCCCTTCCGTCCGTCCTGGGGCGAGCCCTACCGGGACCAGGCGGCGCGCGTGATCAGCGCCGTCCAGTCGGCCCGCTCCGAGGTCGAGGGCCACGAGGCCGTCCTCGTGCTGCACCAGCTGCCGATCTGGGTCACCCGGCTCTCGGCCGAGGGCAAGCCGCTCTTCCACGACCCGCGGCGCCGGCAGTGCCGGCTGTGCTCGGTGACGAGCCTGCGCTTCGTCGGCCCCCATC from Brachybacterium kimchii carries:
- a CDS encoding histidine phosphatase family protein, with translation MSTTVIHLVRHGEVHNPEKILYGRLPGYRLSERGQKMAQLAADHLAPRDVRAVWASPLLRAQQTAAPIAAVHGLPVAQDVRLIESGNHFEGQRMGHGEARFSDPRNWRWFANPFRPSWGEPYRDQAARVISAVQSARSEVEGHEAVLVLHQLPIWVTRLSAEGKPLFHDPRRRQCRLCSVTSLRFVGPHLAGIDYAEPAAELYMGAVDATGGKLA